ACCTGATAATCTGTTAGATTTTCTAGGAAACAGTGAAGAAAATATGAAAATAGCGATAAATCTTTTTTTTAATACCAGTGATCAAAAAGGAAGATATCCATTAAGTGAAACTCGTTTAAAAGCACCTCTTCCTATCCCAAGGAGCTTTCGTGATTTTTATGCATTTGAACAGCATGTTAAAACGGCAAGGGAAAACCGGGGACTTGAAATGATTCCAGAGTGGTATGAAATCCCTGTTTTTTATTTTTCTAATCATTTAGTGTTTAAGGGGCCAGAGGATGAGATCATTAGGCCGAAGGAATGTGAATGGCTTGACTATGAACTGGAAGTTGGATGTATCATAGGAAAACAAGGAATAAACATTCAGGCAGAGGAAGCAGATGAATACATTTTTGGTTATTGCATATTAAATGATTGGAGTGCAAGAGACCTGCAAAGAAAAGAAATGAAGGTGGGCCTTGGCCCTGCTAAGGGGAAGGATTTTTCAACTTCTATCGGTCCGTGGATTGTTACAAAGGACGAACTGGAACCCCATAGGACAAGAAATGGTTATGACCTGTCAATGAAAGCGCATGTGAATGGCGTACACTTATCCAATGGAAATATGAAGGACCTTCATTATTCCTTCGGTCAAATGATTGAGAGAGCATCTGCAGGCGTTACACTTTTCCCTGGAGAAATTATTGGTTCAGGAACTGTTGGAACAGGCTGTATCCTAGAACTTGGCCAAAAGACCCATCGATGGCTTTTACCAGGAGACCAAGTGGAATTGGAAGTTGAACACCTAGGCACGCTTAGAAATAAAATTTCTGATGGAAATGAGGTGAAATAATGTATTACAAACAAATGGGGAAGATTCCGCATAAACGACATACGATGTTTAAAAAAGATGATGGCAGCCTTTATCGTGAGCAGGTGATGGGGACGAAAGGATTTTCTGGTACTCAATCTATCTTGTACCATCAGTACATGCCGACAGAGGTTGTTAAATCTGAAATGCTTGGTAAATATTTGCCGGAATATGAAGACCAGCAGTCACTAAAGCATCGACACTTCTTAACTAGTATGGCCAAAAAACAGGGGGATGCTCTCACTGCTCGAAATTATATTTTAGGTAATTCTGACTTATTAATAGGAACAGCACAAATAACCAAGCCGATGCAAAGTTACTATCGCAACGGTGATGGGGATGAGATGCTTTTCATACATCATGGTTCAGGAAAATTAGAGACCATGTTCGGTACCATTACCTATCGTTCAGGAGATTACCTAATTATTCCAATCGGGACGATATATCGAGTTATTCCAAGTGAGAATGACGTGACAACCATGTTATTTGTTGAATCCTTTAGTCAGATTACTACTCCAAGACGTTATCGGAATGAATATGGTCAGCTGCTCGAACATAGCCCTTTCTGTGAACGAGATTTTCGAGGGCCTGAAACACTTGTATCATTTAATCAAAAGGGTCAATATGAAGTATTAACCAAATCAAGAGGAATGATTTCCTCTCATATTCTAGGACACCATCCACTTGATGTAGTTGGGTGGGATGGATATTTATATCCATGGGCATTTAATATCGAGGATTTTGAACCCATAACAGGAAGGGTTCATCAGCCGCCTCCTGTACACCAGACGTTTGAAGGGAATAATTTTGTTGTTTGTTCGTTCGTCCCTCGATTGTATGATTATCATCCTGAAGCTATTCCGGCACCATATTACCATAGTAATGTAAATAGTGACGAACTCCTTTATTATGTGGATGGAAACTTTATGAGCCGTAAAGGAGTCCAAGAGGGTTCCATTACTCTACATCCAAGTGGTATTCCACATGGACCTCATCCAGGGAAAACGGAAGCTAGCATAGGTAAGAAAGAAACGCTTGAGCTCGCAGTTATGATTGACACCTTCCATCCTCTGAAAGTGGTTAAAAATGCTCAAGAAATAGAGGATCCAGCTTATATGTATACTTGGTATGAAAAGTAATAATGGGGATGACTCTATTAAATGGGGTCATCCCTATTTTTTGTTAAGAATATAAGCGTTTATACTTATAAACATGGTATGGTAGAAGTAATAAATTTAAATAGAATGAGGTGAATTCATGAACCTGGAAAATATCTTAAGGAAGTTAACAAACCATACTCCCACCATTTTAGGTAGTGAAAAATTTTCGAAATTTGCTATAATGTTGCCGCTTCTACAAAAAGAAAACGAAATTCATGTGTTATTCGAAGTACGTTCCCTTGAATTAAGGAGGCAGCCTGGTGAAATTTGTTTCCCAGGAGGAAAAATTGATTCACAGGATATTAATGAACAAGGTGCAGCTATTCGAGAGACGGTGGAGGAATTAGGTATTAGCAGGGAAGCAATAAAAAACATTTTTCCACTGGATTATATGATTTCACCTTATGGGATGATTGTATATCCGTTTGTAGGATTTATTACTGAACCTAATAAAGTCAAGCCAAATCCTTCAGAGGTGGGAGAAATTTTTACCGTCCCGTTGTCCTTTTTTGTTAATCATCCTCCAAATATATACAAAATAAACTTTAAAGCTGAGCCAGAAGAAAATTTTCCTTATGATCTAATCGCTGGAGGGAAGAACTATAATTGGAGAACAAGAGACCTTGAGGAATATTTCTATCATTATAATGATAAAGTCATATGGGGTTTGACAGCGAAGATATTAGTGCATTTTATTGAAATGGTACGCTAAGATTTTAGAAAAAATGCTGTGTTATAGAACAGTGTTAATTTTTACACCCTGTTGATTGGAGCGGAAGGCACGAAGACTCCTGTGGGAGTATGGTTCAGGAGAGACCCCGCAGGCGCAAGCGCCGAGGAGGCTCGCCGAAACACCCACGGAAAGCGAAGTGCCTGGAGCGGAAATCAACAGGCACGTTTAACAGTGCCTAAAAAAACGATTTCAATACAGTGAGAAAAGTGGGATAAATTCTCACTTTTTTTATGTTTGTCTTTCTTGTGTGGACAAATGTACATATTGGACGGAAAAAAGTTCTTGATTATTTTCAGAATTGGAATAAAATTAAGATTATATTTTCTGAGGATAGGGAGATGGACGATGAAAGTAGTAAAGTTTGGCGGTTCATCATTGGCATCCGGAAAACAAATGGAGAAAGTATTCCAAATTGTTACTTCGGACAGGGAAAGAAAAATTGTTGTAGTATCTGCACCAGGGAAAAGATTTGCAAGTGATGAAAAAGTAACAGATTTATTAATTGAATGTGCAGTTGCAGCATTACAAAATCATAGTTTCAATGAAAAACTTGATGCTGTAATTGAGAGGTATGCATCTATTGCTGAAGAATTGTTACTCCCTAATACTGTTATTCAAGAAATTCAAGAGGATTTAATGCTAAGACTTCAAGGTGATAAGAGCAAGCCTGACCGGTTTATGGACCGAATAAAAGCAAGTGGAGAAGATAACCAAGCTAAATTAACAGCTGCCTTTTTTAGAAAAAAGGGTATCGAATCGTATTATGTAGACCCTCGTGAAGCTGGATTACTGGTTAGTAATGAACCAGGAAATGCACAAGTATTGCCAGAGGCATATGACCAATTATACTTACTAAGAAATCGGTCAGGGATTTTGATTTTTCCGGGATTCTTTGGCTACAGTAAGGAAGGAGAGGTTTTTACATTTTCTCGAAGTGGATCTGACATTACTGGCTCGATACTTGCCAATGCTATAAAAGCAGACTTGTATGAAAACTTTACAGATGTGGATGCTGTCTATTCTGTTAACCCGAGTATTGTAGAGGAACCTAAGGAAATTAAGGAATTAACCTACCGTGAGATGCGTGAGCTATCATATGCAGGCTTTACTGTATTACATGACGAAGCACTGGTCCCGGCCTTTAGAGCGGGGATACCTGTTCAAATTAAAAATACCAATAATCCAAGTGCACCTGGAACAAGAATTGTAAATGAACGTAACAATACTAATGGACCTGTCATTGGAATTGCAAGTGATAAAGGGTTCTGCAGCATATATGTTAGTAAGTATTTGATGAATAGAGAAATTGGATTTGGCCGGAAGTTACTTGGGGTATTAGAGGGTTTTGGGCTTTCATATGAACATACCCCTTCAGGCATTGATGATATTTCCGTCATCCTAAGAGAAAATCAGCTAGACGAAATCCTTGAACAAAAAATTATACATCGAATTAAGACGGAACTGCATGCTGACGAGGTAGAAATTGTGCATAGCCTTGCTCTCATAATGGTTGTAGGTGAGGGTATGCGCCATAATGTCGGTACGATGGCCAGAGCTTCTAAGGCACTGGCACGATATAGTGTTAATATAGAAATGATCAACCAAGGTTCATCTGAGGTTAGCATGATGTTTGGGGTTAAGGAAATGGATGAAAAAAGAGCGGTTCAAGCACTTTATGAAGAATTTTTTGTGCCTGTAACGGTGTAATAATGTAAGCGAGGCTGACTCAGTCGTTAGAGTCAGTCTCTACAGGTTATGATACTTTTTTTACCTTGCCTTAGCACGAGTTCTAATACCAGCTATAATTGCAATTACAAGTCCACCCACTGTATCAGCAATTAAATCAGTCATGGTATCTTTATTGCCCCCACCTTGTAAGGTCATGTCGAATAATTGATCAGAACTAAATTCATATACCTCCCATAAGACTCCGCCTAGTGCTGCAAATGATAAAGTGAACAAGAACACAAACCACGGTGAAATTTCATTTCCTGCACTTCTGTGAATTAAACGTTCATATAAGGCAATACCTGAAAATGCTAAGATAGCTCCACTGACAAAATGCATAAATGTATCCCACCAGCCAAGCCCATACCAGCCTAATATCGATCCAAAATATTGGGATCCAACTAAAAATATTAAATAAGAAATCACAATTGGCAAATTGAATTGAAGTTTGGTAAATAACGCTAAAAATAAAGGAACTGCACCACAAACAATTCCTCCAATAGCAACGGTCCCTTTAAAGCTCACACCATTGGAAAAATAATATACAGCTAATGCAG
The window above is part of the Bacillus sp. SORGH_AS_0510 genome. Proteins encoded here:
- a CDS encoding fumarylacetoacetate hydrolase family protein is translated as MKFVTFERNDRKIKSGWLDGDFVVDMNEASDGKLPDNLLDFLGNSEENMKIAINLFFNTSDQKGRYPLSETRLKAPLPIPRSFRDFYAFEQHVKTARENRGLEMIPEWYEIPVFYFSNHLVFKGPEDEIIRPKECEWLDYELEVGCIIGKQGINIQAEEADEYIFGYCILNDWSARDLQRKEMKVGLGPAKGKDFSTSIGPWIVTKDELEPHRTRNGYDLSMKAHVNGVHLSNGNMKDLHYSFGQMIERASAGVTLFPGEIIGSGTVGTGCILELGQKTHRWLLPGDQVELEVEHLGTLRNKISDGNEVK
- a CDS encoding homogentisate 1,2-dioxygenase, which translates into the protein MYYKQMGKIPHKRHTMFKKDDGSLYREQVMGTKGFSGTQSILYHQYMPTEVVKSEMLGKYLPEYEDQQSLKHRHFLTSMAKKQGDALTARNYILGNSDLLIGTAQITKPMQSYYRNGDGDEMLFIHHGSGKLETMFGTITYRSGDYLIIPIGTIYRVIPSENDVTTMLFVESFSQITTPRRYRNEYGQLLEHSPFCERDFRGPETLVSFNQKGQYEVLTKSRGMISSHILGHHPLDVVGWDGYLYPWAFNIEDFEPITGRVHQPPPVHQTFEGNNFVVCSFVPRLYDYHPEAIPAPYYHSNVNSDELLYYVDGNFMSRKGVQEGSITLHPSGIPHGPHPGKTEASIGKKETLELAVMIDTFHPLKVVKNAQEIEDPAYMYTWYEK
- a CDS encoding CoA pyrophosphatase, with amino-acid sequence MNLENILRKLTNHTPTILGSEKFSKFAIMLPLLQKENEIHVLFEVRSLELRRQPGEICFPGGKIDSQDINEQGAAIRETVEELGISREAIKNIFPLDYMISPYGMIVYPFVGFITEPNKVKPNPSEVGEIFTVPLSFFVNHPPNIYKINFKAEPEENFPYDLIAGGKNYNWRTRDLEEYFYHYNDKVIWGLTAKILVHFIEMVR
- a CDS encoding aspartate kinase, with product MKVVKFGGSSLASGKQMEKVFQIVTSDRERKIVVVSAPGKRFASDEKVTDLLIECAVAALQNHSFNEKLDAVIERYASIAEELLLPNTVIQEIQEDLMLRLQGDKSKPDRFMDRIKASGEDNQAKLTAAFFRKKGIESYYVDPREAGLLVSNEPGNAQVLPEAYDQLYLLRNRSGILIFPGFFGYSKEGEVFTFSRSGSDITGSILANAIKADLYENFTDVDAVYSVNPSIVEEPKEIKELTYREMRELSYAGFTVLHDEALVPAFRAGIPVQIKNTNNPSAPGTRIVNERNNTNGPVIGIASDKGFCSIYVSKYLMNREIGFGRKLLGVLEGFGLSYEHTPSGIDDISVILRENQLDEILEQKIIHRIKTELHADEVEIVHSLALIMVVGEGMRHNVGTMARASKALARYSVNIEMINQGSSEVSMMFGVKEMDEKRAVQALYEEFFVPVTV